A DNA window from Eptesicus fuscus isolate TK198812 chromosome 8, DD_ASM_mEF_20220401, whole genome shotgun sequence contains the following coding sequences:
- the PCDH20 gene encoding protocadherin-20: MRGRGGARRSRALAVSWRPATWHPRLDMGRLSRPSSCSTSRRNLPPLFLFLLFVGPFNCLASYSRATELLYSLNEGLPAGVLIGSLAEDLRLAPRAAGRLDPQPQPQPPERARAEPSPPLSFSLASRGLSGQYVTLDNRSGELHTSAREIDREALCLEGGGGAAWGDSIAISSSPSSDSCLLLLDVLVLPQEYFRFVKVKIAIRDINDNAPQFPVSQISVWVPENAPVNTRLAIEHPAMDPDIGTNGVQTYRLLDYHRVFTLDVEENENGERTPYLIVMGLLDRETQDQYVSIIIAEDGGSPPLLGSATLTIGISDINDNCPLFADSQVNVTVYGNATVGTPIAAVQAVDRDLGTNAQITYSYSQKVPQASKDLFHLDETTGVIKLSSKIGGSVLQTHRLTILANGPGCIPAVITALVSIIKVTFRPPEIVPRYIANEIDGIVYLKELEPVNTPIAFFTIRDPEGKYQVNCYLDGEGPFRLSPYKPYNNEYLLETTKPMDYELQQLYEIAVVAWNSEGFHVKKMIKVQLLDDNDNAPVFLQPLIELTIEENNAPHAFLTKLHATDADSGERGQVSYFLGHDAPSYFSLDSVTGILTVSTQLDREEKEKYRYTVRAVDCGKPPRESVATVALTVLDKNDNSPRFINKDFSFFVPENFPGYGEIGVISVTDADAGRNGWVALSVLNQSDIFVIDTGKGMLRAKVSLDREQQSSYTLWVEAVDGGEPALSSTAKITILLLDINDNPPLVLFPQSNMSYLLVLPSTLPGSPVTEVYAVDKDTGMNAVIAYSIIGRRGPRPESFRIDPKTGNITLEEALLQTDYGLHRLLVKVSDHGYPEPLYSTVMVNLFVNDTVSNESYIESLLRKEPDINIEEKEPQISIEPTHRKVESVSCMPTLVALSVISLGSITLVTGMGIYICLRRGKKHPREDESLEVQIPLKGKIDLHMRERKPMDISNI; the protein is encoded by the exons ATGCGCGGCCGAGGGGGTGCGCGCCGCTCGCGGGCCCTGGCAGTGAGCTGGCGCCCGGCGACCTGGCACCCGCGCCTGGATATGGGGCGGCTAAGTcgtcccagcagctgcagcaCCAGCCGGAGAAACCTGCCG cctctgtttctgtttctcctcttcgTGGGACCCTTCAACTGCCTCGCGAGTTACAGCCGGGCCACGGAGCTGCTGTACAGCCTGAACGAGGGCCTGCCCGCCGGGGTGCTCATCGGCAGCCTGGCCGAGGACCTGCGCCTGGCGCCCCGCGCCGCGGGCCGGCTGgacccgcagccgcagccgcagcctcCGGAGCGCGCCCGCGCCGAGCCcagccctcctctctccttcagcctggcctcccGGGGACTGAGTGGCCAGTACGTGACCCTAGACAACCGCTCTGGGGAGCTGCACACTTCTGCCCGGGAGATCGACCGCGAGGCCCTGTGTCTTGAAGGAGGTGGAGGGGCTGCCTGGGGCGACAGCattgccatctcctcctccccttcttctgaCTCTTGTCTTTTGCTTCTGGATGTGCTGGTCCTGCCTCAGGAATACTTTCGGTTCGTGAAGGTGAAAATCGCCATCCGGGACATCAATGACAACGCCCCGCAGTTCCCCGTTTCCCAAATCTCAGTGTGGGTCCCAGAAAATGCACCTGTAAACACCCGACTGGCCATCGAGCATCCTGCCATGGACCCAGACATAGGCACCAACGGGGTGCAGACCTACCGCCTACTGGACTACCACCGTGTGTTCACCCTGGACGTGGAGGAGAATGAGAATGGGGAGCGCACGCCCTACCTAATCGTCATGGGCCTGCTGGACAGGGAGACCCAAGACCAGTATGTGAGCATCATCATAGCTGAGGATGGTGGGTCTCCACCACTGCTGGGCAGTGCCACCCTCACCATTGGCATAAGTGACATCAACGACAACTGCCCTCTGTTCGCGGACTCACAGGTCAATGTCACAGTGTATGGGAACGCGACGGTGGGCACACCGATTGCAGCTGTCCAGGCTGTGGATAGAGACTTGGGGACCAACGCTCAGATCACCTACTCTTACAGCCAGAAAGTTCCACAAGCATCCAAGGATTTATTCCACCTGGATGAAACCACTGGCGTCATCAAACTTTCCAGTAAGATCGGGGGGAGTGTCCTGCAGACACACAGGCTCACCATCCTGGCTAACGGGCCAGGCTGCATCCCTGCTGTGATCACTGCCCTGGTGTCCATTATCAAAGTCACTTTCAGACCACCTGAAATCGTCCCCCGTTACATAGCAAACGAGATAGACGGCATCGTGTACCTGAAAGAACTGGAACCTGTTAACACTCCGATTGCTTTCTTCACCATAAGAGATCCAGAAGGCAAATACCAGGTGAACTGCTATCTGGATGGTGAAGGGCCGTTTAGGTTATCGCCCTACAAACCATACAATAACGAATATTTGCTAGAAACCACAAAACCCATGGATTATGAGCTACAGCAGTTGTATGAAATAGCTGTGGTGGCCTGGAATTCTGAGGGATTTCACGTCAAAAAAATGATTAAAGTTCAACTTTTAGATGACAATGACAATGCCCCTGTTTTCCTTCAACCCTTGATAGAACTAACCATAGAAGAAAACAATGCACCCCATGCCTTCTTGACTAAGTTGCATGCTACAGATGCTGACAGTGGTGAGAGAGGCCAAGTTTCGTATTTTCTGGGACATGATGCGCcctcatatttttccttagacaGCGTCACAGGAATTCTGACAGTTTCTACTCAGCTGGAccgagaagagaaagaaaagtaccgGTACACAGTCAGAGCTGTTGACTGTGGGAAGCCACCCAGGGAATCAGTAGCCACGGTGGCTCTCACAGTGTTggataaaaatgacaacagccctaGGTTCATCAACAAGGACTTCAGCTTTTTTGTGCCAGAAAACTTTCCAGGATATGGTGAAATTGGAGTAATTAGTGTAACGGATGCTGATGCTGGCCGAAATGGATGGGTGGCTCTGTCCGTGTTGAACCAGAGTGATATTTTTGTCATAGACACAGGAAAGGGCATGCTGAGAGCTAAAGTCTCTTTGGACAGGGAGCAGCAAAGCTCCTATACTTTGTGGGTGGAAGCTGTTGATGGAGGTGAGCCCGCCCTCTCTTCTACCGCAAAAATCACAATTCTCCTCCTTGATATCAATGACAACCCTCCGCTTGTTTTATTTCCTCAGTCTAATATGTCTTATCTGTTGGTACTACCTTCTACTCTCCCGGGTTCCCCAGTGACAGAAGTCTATGCTGTTGACAAAGACACGGGCATGAATGCTGTCATAGCCTACAGCATCATAGGGAGAAGAGGTCCTAGGCCCGAGTCCTTTAGGATTGACCCTAAAACTGGCAACATTACTTTGGAGGAGGCACTGCTGCAGACAGATTATGGACTCCATCGTTTACTGGTGAAAGTGAGTGATCATGGTTACCCTGAGCCTCTCTATTCCACGGTCATGGTGAACCTATTTGTTAATGACACTGTCAGTAATGAGAGCTACATTGAGAGTCTTTTAAGAAAGGAACCGGACATTAATATAGAGGAGAAAGAGCCACAGATCTCGATAGAACCCACCCATAGGAAAGTCGAATCTGTGTCCTGTATGCCCACCTTAGTAGCCCTGTCTGTAATAAGCTTGGGTTCTATCACACTGGTAACAGGGATGGGCATATACATCTGCTTAAGGAGAGGGAAAAAGCATCCCAGGGAAGATGAAAGTTTGGAAGTACAAATTCcactaaaaggaaaaattgaCTTGCACATGAGAGAGAGGAAACCGATGGATATTTCTAATATTTGA